A DNA window from Tenuifilaceae bacterium CYCD contains the following coding sequences:
- a CDS encoding alginate O-acetyltransferase yields the protein MNSCLKTSEISMEQFTHILSQIFSYTEGDPLLFTKISFWIFFAILLVGYSFIYNKPIARSAYLLVFSLYFYYKSSGLFFSLLVFSTICDYTFGLLIPNYKSKLTRKLLVASSVVVNLGVLSYFKYAYFYTDLVNQLFGTSFTVTNHLSAWANGILGTNFDTSTILLPVGISFYTFQTISYTVDVYRGKVAPVRNIIDFGFYVSFFPQLVAGPIVRASEFIPQLYRKFNLTSREFGHATFLIIAGLIKKTIISDYISINFVDRVFDNPLSFSGFENLMATYGYALQIYCDFSGYTDIAIGLAMLLGFRLPINFNSPYKATSITDFWHRWHISLSTWLRDYLYIPLGGNKKGSARTYINLMITMILGGLWHGANLRFVVWGGIHGVGLAIHKLWSKYVPHISMIGENWRKFFGAFLTFHLVCFAWIFFRSGSMSDAQSMINQIFGHFGGSSIVEILKSYANIFTLIAVGFTLHWMPFSIKEWYRGKFIDSNLTVKFMVVVIAIILIIQFKTAELQPFIYFRF from the coding sequence ATGAATTCATGCCTAAAAACTAGCGAAATATCGATGGAACAATTTACCCATATACTATCCCAAATTTTCAGCTACACCGAAGGCGATCCCCTGCTTTTCACCAAAATCTCGTTCTGGATTTTCTTCGCGATACTGCTCGTTGGATACTCATTTATTTACAATAAACCAATTGCCCGTAGTGCATATCTATTGGTATTCAGCTTATACTTCTACTACAAATCCAGCGGACTATTCTTCTCCTTGCTAGTGTTTTCGACTATTTGCGACTATACCTTTGGGCTGCTAATTCCAAACTACAAATCGAAATTAACCCGAAAGCTGTTAGTTGCATCAAGTGTTGTTGTAAACCTTGGTGTTCTTTCGTACTTCAAGTACGCATACTTTTATACCGATTTGGTAAACCAATTATTTGGCACAAGTTTTACCGTAACAAACCACCTCTCGGCTTGGGCCAACGGCATTTTGGGAACAAATTTCGATACATCAACCATCCTGCTACCCGTTGGAATATCGTTCTACACCTTTCAAACAATAAGTTACACCGTTGATGTATACCGAGGAAAAGTTGCCCCTGTAAGGAATATCATCGACTTTGGGTTCTACGTTTCATTTTTTCCACAACTAGTTGCAGGGCCAATTGTTCGGGCTTCGGAGTTTATTCCACAACTATACCGCAAATTCAACTTAACATCCAGAGAATTCGGCCATGCAACATTCCTGATTATTGCAGGGCTAATTAAAAAGACGATTATCTCCGATTATATCTCCATCAACTTTGTTGATAGAGTTTTTGATAATCCGCTCAGCTTCTCAGGCTTCGAGAATCTAATGGCTACATACGGTTATGCGCTTCAGATCTACTGCGATTTTTCGGGCTATACCGATATTGCCATTGGCCTTGCCATGCTACTCGGCTTCAGGCTTCCCATTAACTTCAACTCACCCTACAAGGCAACTAGCATTACGGACTTCTGGCATCGATGGCATATATCGTTATCGACATGGCTTCGCGACTACCTCTACATCCCACTGGGAGGAAACAAAAAGGGATCGGCAAGAACCTACATCAATCTGATGATCACCATGATACTTGGCGGACTTTGGCATGGCGCCAACCTCAGGTTTGTTGTTTGGGGCGGAATTCACGGGGTTGGTCTTGCAATTCATAAGCTATGGAGCAAGTACGTACCGCACATAAGCATGATTGGCGAAAACTGGCGAAAATTCTTTGGAGCATTTCTAACCTTCCATTTGGTTTGCTTTGCATGGATATTTTTCCGATCGGGAAGCATGAGCGATGCGCAAAGCATGATCAACCAAATATTTGGACACTTTGGCGGTTCGTCCATCGTTGAAATTCTGAAATCGTACGCGAACATTTTTACGCTAATAGCTGTTGGTTTTACCTTACACTGGATGCCATTCAGCATAAAAGAATGGTACCGAGGAAAGTTTATTGATTCGAATCTTACAGTAAAATTTATGGTTGTTGTAATTGCCATTATTCTGATTATACAGTTTAAAACGGCAGAATTGCAACCTTTTATCTATTTTAGGTTTTAG